The following coding sequences lie in one Chloroflexota bacterium genomic window:
- a CDS encoding electron transfer flavoprotein subunit beta/FixA family protein: MNVVVCIKQVPSKIKIEIDPQTNTLIRGGSDNTINPFDMYALEEGIRLKERYQGKVIVISMGPPQAEETLKEAIALGADEAILLSDPVFEGSDTWATSYVLSKGLMRLGHFDIVLCGRQSIDGETGQVGPQLAELMGLPFVSYVSKVEEMRDGQMKMQRMVEGGHQLIEMTLPGVISVVKEINVPRLPSLRGLMQSKKGRITTWTAQELGVDVNKVGLSGSPTQIVKVFYPQRIRQVELLQGSMESQVNQLIEKLRETKVL, encoded by the coding sequence ATGAATGTTGTGGTATGCATCAAGCAGGTGCCCAGCAAAATCAAGATAGAAATTGACCCTCAGACCAATACCTTGATCAGAGGAGGTTCCGACAACACCATCAACCCGTTTGACATGTACGCCCTGGAGGAAGGTATTCGGCTGAAGGAAAGGTACCAGGGTAAGGTTATCGTTATCAGCATGGGCCCACCCCAAGCAGAGGAAACCTTGAAAGAAGCCATTGCCCTCGGCGCGGATGAAGCAATCTTATTAAGCGATCCCGTCTTTGAGGGTTCTGACACATGGGCTACTTCCTATGTCTTATCCAAAGGGTTAATGAGACTGGGGCATTTCGATATCGTACTCTGCGGCAGGCAGTCAATAGACGGCGAAACCGGACAGGTGGGGCCACAGCTTGCTGAACTTATGGGACTGCCATTCGTGTCATATGTCAGCAAAGTCGAAGAAATGCGAGACGGGCAGATGAAGATGCAGAGAATGGTTGAGGGGGGGCATCAGCTAATTGAGATGACTCTTCCCGGCGTGATTAGCGTAGTAAAAGAGATAAATGTGCCGCGACTACCTTCTCTCCGCGGCCTTATGCAATCAAAGAAGGGCAGGATCACCACCTGGACTGCCCAGGAGCTAGGTGTGGACGTTAACAAGGTGGGATTATCAGGCTCGCCTACTCAAATAGTCAAGGTTTTCTACCCACAGAGGATTCGTCAAGTAGAGCTACTTCAAGGCAGTATGGAAAGCCAAGTGAACCAGCTTATAGAGAAACTGAGAGAAACCAAAGTACTGTGA
- a CDS encoding electron transfer flavoprotein subunit alpha/FixB family protein, whose amino-acid sequence MTVDSNSPGEVWVFAEHANGRIKGIAYELITKGRKLADDLGTKLSAICFGHGIEGVEQLTAYGADKVYVVDDPASAEQEEEFTSKELVDLIQRQKPAILLAGATALGSSLIPRVAAALETGLTANCTGLEIDPETKLLVQTRPSYGGIIMASITCPKRRPQMATVRPHAFKKGRPDQTRQGEVVRVDFGKKPVTSRTKLLNVINDLNTKIKLEEADIIVCGGRGLVKAENFHILAELAEVLGAALGSSRPPVDDGWIAYSHQIGQTGKTISPKLYIACGISGAPQHLAGMQTSEIIVAINEDPRAPIFEMATYGIVGDLFKVVPMLTTKLRELRSG is encoded by the coding sequence ATGACTGTGGACAGCAATAGCCCTGGAGAAGTCTGGGTATTCGCAGAGCATGCAAATGGCAGGATAAAAGGTATCGCCTACGAGCTGATAACCAAGGGGCGAAAGCTAGCCGATGATCTGGGAACCAAGCTCTCTGCAATATGCTTTGGCCACGGTATCGAAGGTGTAGAACAACTGACCGCCTATGGGGCTGATAAGGTCTACGTAGTAGATGATCCCGCCTCTGCTGAGCAAGAAGAGGAATTTACCTCTAAGGAACTGGTTGACCTTATCCAGCGCCAGAAACCAGCGATCCTGCTCGCCGGTGCAACCGCACTGGGTTCCTCCTTGATTCCCAGAGTAGCCGCCGCATTAGAAACAGGGCTCACCGCCAACTGCACCGGCCTCGAAATTGATCCGGAAACTAAACTCCTGGTGCAAACGCGTCCTTCCTACGGCGGCATCATTATGGCAAGCATCACCTGCCCAAAGAGAAGGCCGCAGATGGCCACTGTCCGTCCCCATGCATTCAAAAAGGGTAGGCCTGATCAAACCCGCCAAGGGGAAGTGGTAAGGGTGGACTTTGGCAAAAAGCCTGTCACTTCAAGAACCAAGCTGCTCAATGTGATCAATGACCTGAACACGAAGATTAAACTCGAAGAGGCCGATATTATTGTTTGCGGTGGTCGTGGATTAGTGAAAGCAGAGAATTTCCATATCTTAGCTGAATTAGCTGAAGTGCTCGGAGCAGCACTGGGTTCCTCTCGCCCTCCGGTAGATGATGGCTGGATCGCCTATTCTCACCAGATTGGACAGACCGGCAAGACCATTTCTCCCAAGTTGTATATTGCTTGCGGCATCTCCGGAGCGCCTCAACACCTGGCCGGAATGCAGACTTCCGAGATCATTGTGGCCATCAACGAAGACCCCAGAGCCCCCATATTCGAAATGGCCACCTATGGCATCGTGGGAGATCTCTTCAAGGTAGTACCTATGCTCACCACAAAGCTCAGAGAACTTCGTAGCGGGTGA
- a CDS encoding MFS transporter, with translation MVEQGKQGSKKGLFGISRNVFFLGWVSLLTDVSSEMIFTVTPLFLLNVLRVGTPVIGLIEGIAESTASFFKLFSGWLSDRLGRRKDLAVFGYGLSTLAKPFLYFAGSWGAVLAVRFTDRLGKGIRASPRDALVADSTSSKEMGKSFGFHRAMDTMGAVIGLSIAVFIIYLVQKDTFELTWKSFRVLVLAGIGPAVLALLLLLIFVREKRRKASPESSNDDTGQSSQRTGEAKTGFNLHFKLFLLIMLVFNLGNSSDVFLTLRAQNLGFSVLQILIMFVVFNLVYALTSLPAGLISDRLGRRSVIIIGWLFYALTYFGFAVASAAWQVWLLFALYGLYYGISEGVCRAFVCDLVPVDRRGTAYGLYHTVIGLSLLPASLIAGWLWYLIGPAAPFFFGASMSGAAMVGLWLLIRQQTNKATNIAQAKHSR, from the coding sequence ATGGTAGAACAAGGGAAACAAGGGAGTAAAAAAGGGTTATTCGGGATCAGCCGTAATGTCTTCTTCCTTGGCTGGGTAAGCCTTCTCACTGATGTCTCGAGTGAGATGATCTTCACTGTCACACCCCTTTTCCTGCTCAATGTGCTCCGGGTGGGCACACCAGTCATTGGACTCATTGAGGGAATTGCCGAGAGTACCGCAAGCTTTTTTAAGTTGTTCAGTGGTTGGCTCAGTGATCGTCTGGGACGCAGGAAAGACCTGGCTGTTTTTGGATACGGCCTCTCTACCCTGGCAAAGCCCTTCCTGTACTTCGCCGGTTCTTGGGGGGCTGTACTGGCAGTACGCTTCACCGACAGGCTGGGAAAGGGAATTAGAGCTTCACCTCGCGATGCCCTGGTCGCTGATTCCACCTCTTCAAAGGAAATGGGAAAAAGTTTTGGTTTCCATCGAGCCATGGATACCATGGGGGCAGTCATTGGTCTATCTATAGCTGTGTTTATCATCTATTTGGTGCAGAAGGATACGTTTGAACTTACCTGGAAATCGTTCCGAGTCCTGGTTTTGGCTGGGATTGGACCTGCAGTGTTGGCTTTGCTCCTGCTCCTAATCTTTGTCCGAGAGAAGAGGAGAAAAGCCTCACCAGAATCCAGCAACGATGACACAGGACAATCGTCACAACGCACAGGTGAGGCCAAGACAGGGTTCAATCTGCACTTCAAGCTCTTCCTGTTGATAATGTTGGTGTTTAACCTGGGTAACTCAAGCGATGTCTTCCTTACCCTGCGAGCACAGAACCTCGGCTTTTCGGTTCTCCAGATCCTCATTATGTTTGTGGTTTTCAACCTGGTTTACGCTTTAACCTCTCTCCCCGCAGGATTGATTTCAGATAGGCTTGGTAGAAGAAGTGTCATCATAATTGGCTGGTTGTTCTATGCGCTAACCTACTTTGGATTTGCTGTGGCATCAGCAGCCTGGCAAGTGTGGCTTCTGTTTGCGCTCTACGGGCTGTACTATGGGATATCTGAAGGAGTATGCCGGGCTTTTGTCTGTGATCTAGTGCCGGTTGACAGGAGGGGTACTGCCTATGGGCTTTATCACACCGTAATTGGTCTCTCTTTGCTGCCAGCGAGTCTGATTGCCGGTTGGCTATGGTATCTCATCGGGCCAGCAGCACCCTTCTTCTTCGGGGCATCGATGTCAGGAGCAGCAATGGTGGGGCTATGGCTTCTGATCAGGCAACAAACAAATAAAGCAACAAACATTGCACAGGCCAAGCATTCAAGATAG